In a genomic window of Agrobacterium tumefaciens:
- a CDS encoding NAD-dependent succinate-semialdehyde dehydrogenase — protein MISEATLIIGGETRTKGSEGVLELTDPATDEVLAVLPKAGLAEVTQATQAALDGFAEWSAVSPYERSKILRRAADLMRGRTDEAARCLTLEQGKPIAQSRLEWAGSADLLDWFAEEGRRSYGRIVTGRVAEADLRVMRKPAGPVAALAPWNFPAWGMMQKIAPALAAGCSVVAKPSEVTPVTTWHIAMCLLEAGLPPRAISVLWGSSSLISEALIKSPEIRKVSLTGSTRVGRIVAALAGEHLKKVTMELGGHAPVIVADDADMSKLIPLAAQWKFRNAGQVCVSPTRFLVENAIYDEFVEGLGAAAAKVTVGHGLEDGTLMGPLCTRGQRNVISSMVADARAKGARIVTGGDAIGNTGNFHSPTVVAEANSSLLAMNDEPFGPLALVARMGSIDEALAEANRMPVGLASFAFTSNVHTAAKISRTVRAGMLGINHFSLGLPETPFGGILDSGFGSEGGVEGLEAYTSPLLVSAMI, from the coding sequence ATGATTTCAGAAGCTACATTGATCATCGGCGGGGAAACTCGCACCAAGGGCAGCGAAGGCGTCCTGGAACTCACCGATCCTGCCACCGACGAAGTGCTGGCCGTCCTGCCGAAGGCCGGCCTTGCGGAAGTGACGCAGGCGACGCAGGCCGCGCTGGATGGCTTTGCCGAATGGTCTGCCGTCTCGCCCTATGAGCGTTCGAAGATCCTGCGCCGCGCAGCAGACCTGATGCGAGGGCGGACCGACGAAGCCGCCCGTTGCCTGACGCTGGAACAGGGCAAGCCGATTGCCCAGTCGCGGCTCGAATGGGCCGGCTCCGCCGACCTGCTCGACTGGTTTGCAGAAGAGGGCCGCCGGTCTTACGGGCGCATCGTCACCGGCCGCGTGGCGGAAGCGGATCTGCGTGTCATGCGCAAGCCCGCCGGCCCCGTCGCCGCTCTCGCGCCTTGGAATTTCCCCGCCTGGGGCATGATGCAGAAGATCGCTCCGGCGCTTGCTGCCGGCTGCTCGGTCGTTGCCAAGCCCTCGGAAGTCACCCCCGTCACCACCTGGCACATCGCCATGTGCCTGCTGGAAGCCGGCCTGCCGCCGCGGGCCATCAGCGTGCTGTGGGGCAGTTCCTCTCTGATTTCCGAAGCGCTGATCAAGTCGCCGGAAATCCGCAAGGTTAGCCTCACCGGCTCAACCCGCGTCGGGCGCATCGTTGCAGCGCTCGCCGGCGAACACCTGAAGAAAGTCACAATGGAACTTGGCGGTCATGCGCCAGTGATCGTCGCCGACGATGCCGACATGTCAAAGCTGATACCGCTGGCCGCCCAGTGGAAGTTCCGCAATGCCGGTCAGGTTTGCGTTTCGCCGACGCGGTTCCTTGTTGAGAATGCCATCTATGACGAATTCGTCGAAGGTCTCGGAGCTGCCGCCGCTAAGGTCACCGTAGGCCATGGGCTCGAGGACGGGACACTAATGGGGCCGCTCTGCACCCGCGGCCAGCGTAACGTGATTTCCTCCATGGTGGCCGATGCGCGGGCCAAGGGTGCGAGGATCGTGACCGGCGGCGATGCGATAGGCAACACCGGTAACTTCCACAGCCCGACGGTGGTGGCAGAGGCGAATTCCAGCCTTCTGGCGATGAATGACGAACCCTTCGGTCCGCTGGCACTGGTCGCACGAATGGGCTCGATCGATGAAGCGCTTGCCGAAGCAAACCGCATGCCGGTCGGTCTCGCCTCCTTTGCCTTCACCTCGAATGTACATACGGCAGCAAAGATCTCCCGCACAGTGCGCGCCGGGATGCTTGGCATCAACCATTTCTCGCTCGGCCTGCCGGAAACCCCATTCGGCGGCATACTCGATAGCGGCTTCGGCTCGGAAGGCGGGGTCGAGGGTTTGGAGGCCTACACCTCGCCGTTGTTGGTCTCGGCGATGATTTGA